DNA sequence from the Chitinophaga flava genome:
TATTGTAGACTTAATCAACCATGGATTTGATGTGGTTTCTGTTGATAGCAACATCAGAAGCTCCACGCAACTCCTGGATGGTGTGGAAAAAATTACCGGAAAAAAAGTACGTAATTACAAAGTCGATCTTTGCAACCTGGAAGATACGCACGCAGTATTCCACGAAAACAGGGACATCGTCGGGGTTATCCACTTTGCAGCCCTCAAAACAGTCCCTGAATCTGTGGCAGATCCCTTGTTATATTTTCACAATAACCTGACCTCTCTCATCAACGTGCTCAAATGCATCAAGGAGTTTAACGTACCTCACCTGGTATTCTCCTCTTCCTGCTCCGTTTATGGCAATACCACTGCCCTGCCGGTAGTAGAAGAAACACCACTGGGTGAAGCACAGTCTCCTTACGCCCGCACCAAACAGATGGGGGAACAGATCATCGAAGACTACAGCCGTGTAAACGATACCCAGTCCATCCTCCTCCGTTATTTCAACCCAGTAGGTGCACACCCCTCCGGCCTCATCGGTGAATTGCCCCTCGGCAAACCCGATAACCTGGTTCCCGTAATCACCCAGACTGCCATCGGTAAAATCCCGAAAATGGTAGTTTATGGCGCCGACTACGATACCCGCGACGGCTCCTGTGTAAGAGACTATATCCACGTAACAGATATCGCTAACGCACATACTAAAGCAATGCAATATCTCATCGATCGTAAAAATGCTTCCAACTGTGAAGTATTTAACCTCGGTACAGGCAACGGCGTTACCGTTCTTGAAGCGATCAAAGCCTTCGAAAAAATCTCAGGCGTTAAACTCAACTATACCACCGGTCCACGTCGCCCGGGTGATGTCATCTCTATCTATGCCAATAACTCCCGCGCCAAAGAAAAACTCGGCTGGTCTCCGGAAATAGGCATAGAAGACTCCATGCGAACCGCCTGGCAGTGGGAAGTAAGCCTCCGAAATAAAGTGCTGAGCAATTAACATCGTGATATTAAATGCTTACTTTTACGCTTCAATTTTAAAAAAACCGCAATGGTAAAAGATATTCAACCGCTAAACGAAAAAGAAACACGCGCCGGATTCGGTGAAGGTATACTGGAAGTTGGCCGCAAAAACCCAAATGTAGTAGCACTCACCGCCGACCTGCTCGGATCCATGAAACTGAACGCCTTCGTTAAGGAATTTCCAGACCGCTTTGTACAGGTAGGTATCGCTGAAGCCAATATGATCGGTATCGCAGCAGGTATGACCATCGGCGGCAAAATCCCGTATACCACCACTTTCGCTAACTTCTCTACCGGAAGGGTATACGACCAGATCCGTCAATCTGTAGCCTACTCCAATAAAAACGTAAAAATATGCGCCTCACACGCAGGCCTCACCCTGGGTGAAGACGGCGCTACTCACCAGATACTGGAAGATATCGGCATGATGAAAATGCTGCCCGGCATGACGGTGATCGTTCCTTGCGACTTTAACCAGACTAAAGCCGCCACCATCGCGATCGCTGATTACGAAGGCCCTGTATATCTCCGCTTTGGCCGCCCGAAATGGCCTAACTTCACACCGGAAAATGCACCGTTCGAAATCGGTAAAGCGCAGGTCCTCCACGAAGGAACCGACGTGACCCTCTTCGCTTGCGGCCATATGGTGTGGACTTCCATCGAAGCCGGTAAAATACTGGAAGAAAAAGGTTATAGCGTGGAAATTATCAACATCCACACTATCAAACCACTCGATGAAGCTGCTGTACTCAAATCCCTGAGCAAAACACGCTGTGCCGTTACCGCAGAAGAACACAACGTACTCGGTGGCCTCGGTGACAGCATCGCACAGGTTGCCGCCAGAAACATCCCGGTACCCATCGAATTCGTAGGTACTAACGATACCTTCGGCGAAAGCGGTAAACCAGTGGAACTGCTGACAAAATACGGCCTCGACGCCAACCACATTGTGGCTGCAGCAGAAAAAGCCATCTCCAGAAAACAATAACTGTGATGGCCATGATACTACTGATCCTTCCGATGCACGTAGATTCAAGCGAAAAATAAAAGCAGAGAAGCCCATGGTTTAAAACCCATGGGCTTCTTTGTTTTTATAATAATCCAATCTTCGCACATAATCCACATACATCAAAGAAACAATCCTATATTCGCTTTAATCTACATACATCAGAAGAATCATCATCATCAGCCGAATCACAGTTAAACTTTTTCCTTTTCTTTATATCATACTATTAGTAATAATCATAAAAATCACAGTTGTCCAAGAACCATTTAACCTATGGCCGTTACACAGGACGATAAAACATTACTGGCACTATACCGGATACCGGAAACCCGGGAACAAGGCTTTACGCAGATTATCCGCAAGTACCAGGAAAGGCTTTACTGGCATATCAGAAGGCTGGTCATCTCACATGAAGATGCCAATGATGTGCTACAGAACGTTTTTATTAAGGTGTGGAAAAACCTGGAAAATTTCCGGGAAGATGCACAACTGTTCACCTGGCTGTATAAAATAGCCACCAATGAATGCCTCACCTTTCTGGAACAACAAAAACGGAAGTTCGCTGTCTCCCTCTCTGATGTGGAAGATGGCCTCAGCAACAGACTCAAGGCGGATGCCCAGTTTGATGCAAACAGACTGGAATGGAAATTACAGCAAGCCATTCTTCAACTTCCTGAAAAACAAAGAATTGTATTCAATTTAAGATATTACGATGAAATGCCATACGAAGAAATGAGCCGTGTCCTCGACACTTCTGAAGGCGCTTTAAAGGCATCTTATCATCATGCAGTGAAAAAAATCGAGGAATTTATCAAATCCAACGATGTATAGCCGCATGGTGACTGATTTTTAAGCTGTCTTTAAAGTTTTTTGCCAAAAGATTAAAATCTCATTAAACTATCGGAACAGCTTTCTGTCTAAAAATTGTATATGAACAAGCACGAAAATATCAGCAATGAATTAAAACAACTGGCGCCGGACGCTAACTGGCCCGCTGATGCACCTTTCACGGTGCCAGCTGGTTACTTCGACCGGTTTCCGGAAACAGTGCTGCAACAGGTTCATTTACTGAAACCCGATTTCTCCGGCATTGTTATTCCCAATCACCCTTATACAACACCCGCCGGATATTTCGACTCCCTTCCTCAGGCTATCATGCAGCGGATCAAAAGCGCTGAAGAAAATCCGGTAGAAGCCGAGCTGGAAGCCCTATCACCCCTGATAGCAGCCATCCCCAGACAAACGCCTTTTACCGTACCAGCCGGATATTTTGAGTCCCTGACAGTACACCCGCCTGCCCATGTTGCACCATCCCTGCGAATTGTTCACCGCAACCCGGTTCGAAAATGGATCAGATACGCCGTAGCGGCCTGCTTAATAACCTTTACCAGCACCACCGCACTGCTCTTCCTCCAGAAAGAAAGCCACCTCAACGTGGAAAAACAACTGGAAGGTTTAGACAACCAGGATATCGAATTTTATCTCCAAAACCATACGGATGTTTTTGATAATGACGCCATTTTTGCCAGCTTTGCTGACGTGACAGCTCCGGAAACCCTGCAACAGCAACTCAATGAAGAAATTCCGCCTGCTGCCATAGAACAATATCTGCAACAGTCAGATTTATCAAAAGAGGTAGTACCTAACCATTAGTGATGATGCATGAAACGCTTTGATTTTAAAATAATATGGATTGTCCTGCTTATGTTGACCGGCGCGCTCCCCGTCAGTGTGGCCCAACAGCCGCCCTCTGATGAAGCTGCCGAAAAAATAAAAGCACTGCAAATGCAATATCTGGCCAAAAAACTGGACCTCTCCCCCGAAGAAGCCCAGAAATTCTGGCCGGTATACCAGAACTATACCCATGAAGTGGAAACACTCATAGCAGAACGCCATAGCAAAAGACAACAGGATAAAGTTTCCGGCGGCGATCCAGACGATATCGCCAGAAGAAATATGGACAACGATCTCGGTTACGAAAAAAAAATGTTCGATATACGGTCAAGGTATACCAACGAATTCCAACGCGTACTCCCCGCCCGTAAAGCCGGCGCAGTATTTAAAAGCGAACGGGAATTCCGCACTATCATGATCAATCATCTCAACAATCAGCGCCTCAACAGAATGAACCAGGGCGCTAACTTCAGAAGAAGACAATAATCTCAGCAAATAGAAATAGCCCAGGACTAAGGTCCTGGGCTATTATAATTTTAGGAGAGCAATCATCACATCGCTTTGTAATGCGCCCTTACTTCTACCACCTTACCTTCACGCAATACCATCATCTCCGTACATAAGTTATTATTGATGCTTTTATAATACAACACTGCAGAATCAACCCCTTCCAGTACATGATATAATTCAAACCGAAGGTCCGGATAAGCCACCAATGCTTTACTAAAATATGCCTTCAGTACTTCCTTTCCCTGAATACGGCCCAGTGGGTCATTGTTGATCCGCTTGATAACAGGTGAATAAAAAACAATGTCCTCAGCATAGTGGGACATAATATCGTCGAGGTTGTGGCTGTTCCAGGCCTGTACCCAGGCATCCGCAAAAGAGGTCATACTTTCCATATCTGTTTCTTTTCAGGACAAGTTATTGTTTTTACCAACTGTATTATTGGCTGAAAAGCTCAGTTTTTCCCCTGACGCCACTGAGCCGGAGTCACAAGAAAACATTTACGGAACTGCCGGTAAAAATGAGAGATATCCTCAAACCCGGTACTATAAGCGATTTCCTGCACGGACAAATCAGTAGTCCGCAACAACAGCGCTGTCATCTGCAAACGCTTCTCCCATATCCAATCCATGGGACTACGCTGGTAAGTTTTCCGGAAACGCCGCTTAAGCGTGGCCGGGCTCACATGTCCCATCAACGCCACCTCTTCCAGCAAACGCACTTCATGCAGCCCGCTGTGTAACTGCACCATCATCTGTTGCATAGAAGGAGAAGGTACTGTTGCCAACGCCTGCTTCACAGTTGCCGGCTCTTTATTCAGCAGATGCAATATATGGCACATCACAGACTCATAATCCGGCAAGGCTCCCGGTTGTATGAAGTCCCGGAGCAGCGCTCCGGCAAGCTGTTGCCAGTGAGGAGCGGGAGAGAGCATTAATGTTGCCGCCGCAGGCCCGTTATCACTACATCCCGGCTGATGTTCCGGCAATACCAGATTGATGCTGGCAAAATCATCCTCCGGACGCATGATCTCTGAACAGATAAGGCTGCCCGCTGGTATCAGGAAAACATCGCCGGCTCGCAGGTGATGCACACGCCGCCCGTCATACATTCGTTTTTCTCCCCGTAATATCAGATTGAGCACCGGATGCGGCACATATAACCCATGAGCCGCCGGCTGACGGTAATTACTATATGCCGCCCAGCTCCGACCCCGCTGCTCCCACGTTTGTATATGGTGCTGTCCGGTTAAAGTAAAGCTGTCGTACAAGGTATACATAGGCGTCTGCTATGTTTGTCAGAATCTGGCAAAAGGTTCTTTGGTATCATGATAGAAAAGGAAAGTCCAGCCCTCCTGTTTTCCACGTTCCATGAACTCCTGGCGCAACTCCATGCTGCGTTTGCCATCGTAATCATATTTCGCTACAAAACGGCTCTTCATCTGCGAAATCTGTGGCGCCACATCCCCACCAAAAAACACCTTATCTTCCCCGTCATCTATCAGAAATACCTGATGGTACGGACAGTGGCCGCCAGTCAATTCATAGTGAATATAACCATCTATACTGCCATTACCAGTGGTAAACACCACATTATCGCGCTGCTGCAATAAAATGATGTCTTCAGAGAGATAAGATTTGCCGGCATGCTCCATTGCATACAGCATCTCTTCATTATTGACATAATAAGTGGCATTGGGAAAAGTCAGCGTGCGCTCCCCGGTGATCGGGTCAGCAGCAGATACACCACCGGAGTGATCTTTATGCAGATGGCTCATCAATACCTTGGTGATCTCCATGGGATTCACACCATGGTCAATCAGGTGCTGATGTATCTGCAATACACCGTCTTCGTTACGAAAACCAAGGCCGGCATCAAACAGTATATAGTCGCGGTCGGTAATCACCAGAAAAGGCTGTATCTCTACCAGCAGGGAACCATGCGGACGGTCCTGCAGATTATCTGTGCCAAGCCTGAAAGGAGAAAAACGTTTGGTTGCATCTACTGTAAATGAACCTTCTGATAATGGAATAATACGTGCCATGATGCAAAGATAGCCCATTAGCCATTAGTTGCAGCCGCCGCTTACCTCAACACCATCTGCCGGTCGGCATCCAGCCGCAGCATAATAAATATCAGCATGGTAAAGGTCATCATTGAAGAACCACCATAACTCACCAGTGGTAACGGAATACCGATCACCGGCGCCAGACCAATGGTCATCGAGACGTTAATGGCCAGATGGAAGAAGATAATACTGGCCACCCCATAGGCATATACACGGGAATAAGTCGATCGCTGTCGTTCAGCTACAAATATGATCCGGAAAAGCAACGCTACATAAAGCCCCAGGAACACAATGCTGCCTATAAAACCAAAGTCTTCACCAACAGTACAAAAGATAAAGTCAGTACTCTGTTCCGGTACAAAGTCGTAACGGGTTTGGGTGCCTTTCAGGTAACCCTTGCCCCAGAAGCCGCCGGAACCAATAGCAATCATACTCTGCCGGGTATTATAGGTTGCCTTGGGATCGTTTTCTTTACCCAGCATCACCTCAATACGGCGTACCTGGTAGTCTTTCAGCACTTTCGTAAAAGCAAAAGGCACTACAAACATCACAAATACCGAACAGAAGGCGTACACACCCAGTATGATCAGCAACCTCGACCGCTTCCGTTTTATCTCCCGGCGCATAAAATAGATGACCAGCGCCGTGATAACAGAGAAGATGGTAAACAGTATGTATTTATCCACCAGCAAGGCCGACAGTACCAACACGATACCGGAGAAGGCTATTATCAGCAATACGCCAGGCAAACCTTCCCGAAACATCACCAGGAAGAAGGAGAAATATACCAGCGCCAAACCTGTTTCGTCCTGCAGAATAATGATAGCAGCCGGAATCAGCGCGATGGCACCGGCTATCAATCGTGATCGCAACTTGGTAAAGTCCGTTTCCTGCGACGATAGATATTTAGCCAAAGCCAGGTTGGTACAAAGTTTTGTCAGCTCAGCCGGTTGAAACTGAAACCCGCCTACTACCAGCCAGGAATGCGACCCCTTTACGTCTTTACCGATGGCTAGTACTAATAACAGCAGCAGTAGCCCCCCGGCATACAACAGATTGGAGGTAGCCGTAAAAAACTTACTGTCTGTCAGCCAGATGATGGAAGCCAGTACCACCGACACCCCCAACCACATGATCTGACGCGAATAGTTTTTATTCAGATGGATGATATTCTGCCAGACATTGTCATCGCCACGGTATTCCGCAGCGAAAATGGACATTATGCCGATGATCACCAGCGCCAGGTACAGGCCTACGATAGGCCAGTCAATCCCTTGTGTCAGTTTGGCTTGCGAGCGGTTCATTATCGGTTCCTCTGTTTATACGTTTGAATTATTTTGTTCCGTTTTTCTTGATAATAGCACTGTTGTTGAGCGAGTCCAGTTTGGATCTGTTCACCATAGCCGGGTCCATAGTCACCGTTTCCATCACGGATTTCATGAGGGCCTGCCTTTTGACGGAGATGGAGTCTTTCAGATATTTCTCCATCATCAAACTCGCGATAGGCGCCGCATAACGGGCACCGAAACCGGAGTTCTCAACGATTACGGCAATGGCTATACGGGCATTTTCTGCCGGTGCAAAAGCTACGAATGCAGCGTGGTTTTTCAGTTTGGTCCGTTTACCATCTACGAAGCCATAGTTTTCAGCCGTACCAGTTTTACCACCGATGGTGATACCATCAATCTGCGCCACACGGCCGGTACCACTTTCCACCACATCGGTCATCCCATGGATTACTGCACTATACGCGGTATCGGAGATATGGGCTACTACGTGTCTTTCCTTGTATTTATCCAGTATGTGAGTATCGTCGTTATCGATGCTTTGTACAAAGTGCGGAATAAAATAAGAACCGCGGTTAGCTACGATACACATGGCGTTGGCCATCTGAAGGGGCGACAGGGTCAGCTCACCCTGACCGATACCGAGAAACACGGAAGTACAGGAGTTCCAGCTGCCTTTATACATTTTATCGTAGAAAGATGGTGTAGGTACGGTTCCTCTGGCTTCACTCGGGATGTCTATCCCGATACGGTGACCAAAGCCGAAGCTATGCATATAGTCCGACCATTTTTGGAGACCACCGGTTCTGATGCCGCCAAATTTGCCGGCATCTACACTGAGTCGGTATACGTGTGCAAAATAAGAGTTACAGGAGTGGGAGAGTGCCAGCCGCAGGTTGGCCGCGTGGCCGGCATCATGGTGCTCACACTTGATGGGCCTGCTACAGCCATAGTAGGCGCCACCGCAGGGATAACCAAAACTGGGCGTGATTACGCCTTCATCCAGCCCTACCAGCGCGATCATCGGCTTGAAGGTGGAACCTGGCGGATAGGTCGCCTGAATGGCCCTGTTAAAAGTAGGCTTTGTGGTATCACGGTTCAGGAGTACAGAGTTGCTGCTGCGGTAAGAACCGGTGAGCAGGTTAGGATCGAAGGTGGGAGCGCTCACCATGGCCAGGATACCGCCTGTTTGCGGATCTATGGCCACAATGCTTCCCATCTTGCCTTTCATGAGTTTTTCCCCGAACTGTTGTAATTCTATGTCCAGCGACAGGCGCAGGTTCTTACCCGCGATAGCGGCGCTATCGAATTCCCCGTTCTCATAAGCGCCCTGTGGCCTGTTAAGGTTATCTTTTACAAGATACTGGATACCGCGCTGTCCCATCAGGATGCCTTCGTAGGTCCTTTCGAGGCCGGCGAGGCCGAGGTAGTCTCCGGAGTTATAGGAAGAATAAGCAGAATCCTTGAGGCGTTCCGGTGATATCTCCCCGATATATCCCAGGATATTAGCAGCGGCGGCGTAAGGGTAGGAGCGGATTTGACGCGGTACCAGCTCAAATCCGGGCTGGAAGAGGTACATGCTTTCCTGCAGCTGGCCAAAGACTTCAGCTGGCAGCAGGGCGGCAAAAACAGATTGTCTCACGCGCCCGTTTCGGACGATGGCGTTAACAATACGTTTTCTGAATTCGTCCTTATCGATGTTTAATATCTTACAGAGATAGGCAGTATCAATGCTTTTAACGTTGGCAGGTGTAACTACGAGGTCGTACAGTACATCGTTACTCAGGATAGCACGGTTTTGCCGGTCGTAGATGATACCACGGCTGGGATATACCACCTTCCGTAGTACGGCGTTGGCATCCGCCAGTTTGGCGTATTTCTTTTCTACGATCTGCAGGAAAAACAACCTGGTAATGATCAGCACCACCATCCCAAGTATAATCGCCTGTATTACTCTTTTTCTGGGCTGATTAAAAACTGACATGCTATTGAGGACGGATAAATTTTTAACTTTTTATTGCTGGCAGTACCGCTGACAGCTTCCATTTCCATCTATAAATTTAATAGTAAAATCTGGCAACCACTAAAAACGAAGTCCTATTTCTTTGTGAAAAATAGCAATTCATACAAGACGATCAGGAAAAGGCTGGCGGCAGTTGACAGGAGAATTTTCAGCATTAAATACAACGGACTTCCAAAGCCAAAAATCTCCAGTGTAAAAAAGACCACATGATGCAGGAATACCAGTATCGCCGCGTAGATCAGGAACTGAGATACGCCCATGCTGGTCATGGATGGCGTTTTCTGGGTAGTTTCAAAACCACCCTGTGGTGACAGTACATTGATGATAAACGGGCGCAGATAAGCGATGAATACGCAGGCGGCCGCGTGTATCCCCATGGTGTTGGAAAACATGTCGAGGGAAATACCCATCAGGAACCCTAGTAGCATTACCATCGGGCGCGGCAGGTTAAAAGGCAGCGCCAGGATAAAAAGCATATACAGATAGGGGCTCACCAACTGATGAATCAGTATCTTGTTGAGCACAAATACCTGTATCAGCAACAGGAATGCAAACCGGATAATATTTCTTAGCAGTATACTCATTTGATCAACTTGTACGTTGAGTCTTCTAGTCGTTGTTGTTCATCTTTCAGCAGGTTCTCTATCACGTATACATATTGTACGCCGTAGAAATTGGTAGCCAATTTCAGGCGGATAGTGAACGAGGTACCAGCTTTGTCGGCGATTGTCACCGAATCTATGTATCCAATGGGGATATTTTCCGGGAACAGGGCAGAGAAGCCGCTGGTCACCACGGTATCACCTTTGTGTACTTTGGCGCTTTTAGGGATGTCTTTCAGCTGGGCATAGCCGGCGCTTTCACCGTCCCAGTGTACAGATCCCATTTCCTTGCCTTTGGCCAGCCGGGCAC
Encoded proteins:
- the galE gene encoding UDP-glucose 4-epimerase GalE, which codes for MKVLVTGGCGYIGAHTIVDLINHGFDVVSVDSNIRSSTQLLDGVEKITGKKVRNYKVDLCNLEDTHAVFHENRDIVGVIHFAALKTVPESVADPLLYFHNNLTSLINVLKCIKEFNVPHLVFSSSCSVYGNTTALPVVEETPLGEAQSPYARTKQMGEQIIEDYSRVNDTQSILLRYFNPVGAHPSGLIGELPLGKPDNLVPVITQTAIGKIPKMVVYGADYDTRDGSCVRDYIHVTDIANAHTKAMQYLIDRKNASNCEVFNLGTGNGVTVLEAIKAFEKISGVKLNYTTGPRRPGDVISIYANNSRAKEKLGWSPEIGIEDSMRTAWQWEVSLRNKVLSN
- a CDS encoding transketolase family protein; this translates as MVKDIQPLNEKETRAGFGEGILEVGRKNPNVVALTADLLGSMKLNAFVKEFPDRFVQVGIAEANMIGIAAGMTIGGKIPYTTTFANFSTGRVYDQIRQSVAYSNKNVKICASHAGLTLGEDGATHQILEDIGMMKMLPGMTVIVPCDFNQTKAATIAIADYEGPVYLRFGRPKWPNFTPENAPFEIGKAQVLHEGTDVTLFACGHMVWTSIEAGKILEEKGYSVEIINIHTIKPLDEAAVLKSLSKTRCAVTAEEHNVLGGLGDSIAQVAARNIPVPIEFVGTNDTFGESGKPVELLTKYGLDANHIVAAAEKAISRKQ
- a CDS encoding RNA polymerase sigma factor, translated to MAVTQDDKTLLALYRIPETREQGFTQIIRKYQERLYWHIRRLVISHEDANDVLQNVFIKVWKNLENFREDAQLFTWLYKIATNECLTFLEQQKRKFAVSLSDVEDGLSNRLKADAQFDANRLEWKLQQAILQLPEKQRIVFNLRYYDEMPYEEMSRVLDTSEGALKASYHHAVKKIEEFIKSNDV
- a CDS encoding nuclear transport factor 2 family protein, whose amino-acid sequence is MESMTSFADAWVQAWNSHNLDDIMSHYAEDIVFYSPVIKRINNDPLGRIQGKEVLKAYFSKALVAYPDLRFELYHVLEGVDSAVLYYKSINNNLCTEMMVLREGKVVEVRAHYKAM
- a CDS encoding helix-turn-helix transcriptional regulator, producing MYTLYDSFTLTGQHHIQTWEQRGRSWAAYSNYRQPAAHGLYVPHPVLNLILRGEKRMYDGRRVHHLRAGDVFLIPAGSLICSEIMRPEDDFASINLVLPEHQPGCSDNGPAAATLMLSPAPHWQQLAGALLRDFIQPGALPDYESVMCHILHLLNKEPATVKQALATVPSPSMQQMMVQLHSGLHEVRLLEEVALMGHVSPATLKRRFRKTYQRSPMDWIWEKRLQMTALLLRTTDLSVQEIAYSTGFEDISHFYRQFRKCFLVTPAQWRQGKN
- a CDS encoding MBL fold metallo-hydrolase codes for the protein MARIIPLSEGSFTVDATKRFSPFRLGTDNLQDRPHGSLLVEIQPFLVITDRDYILFDAGLGFRNEDGVLQIHQHLIDHGVNPMEITKVLMSHLHKDHSGGVSAADPITGERTLTFPNATYYVNNEEMLYAMEHAGKSYLSEDIILLQQRDNVVFTTGNGSIDGYIHYELTGGHCPYHQVFLIDDGEDKVFFGGDVAPQISQMKSRFVAKYDYDGKRSMELRQEFMERGKQEGWTFLFYHDTKEPFARF
- the rodA gene encoding rod shape-determining protein RodA, coding for MNRSQAKLTQGIDWPIVGLYLALVIIGIMSIFAAEYRGDDNVWQNIIHLNKNYSRQIMWLGVSVVLASIIWLTDSKFFTATSNLLYAGGLLLLLLVLAIGKDVKGSHSWLVVGGFQFQPAELTKLCTNLALAKYLSSQETDFTKLRSRLIAGAIALIPAAIIILQDETGLALVYFSFFLVMFREGLPGVLLIIAFSGIVLVLSALLVDKYILFTIFSVITALVIYFMRREIKRKRSRLLIILGVYAFCSVFVMFVVPFAFTKVLKDYQVRRIEVMLGKENDPKATYNTRQSMIAIGSGGFWGKGYLKGTQTRYDFVPEQSTDFIFCTVGEDFGFIGSIVFLGLYVALLFRIIFVAERQRSTYSRVYAYGVASIIFFHLAINVSMTIGLAPVIGIPLPLVSYGGSSMMTFTMLIFIMLRLDADRQMVLR
- the mrdA gene encoding penicillin-binding protein 2: MSVFNQPRKRVIQAIILGMVVLIITRLFFLQIVEKKYAKLADANAVLRKVVYPSRGIIYDRQNRAILSNDVLYDLVVTPANVKSIDTAYLCKILNIDKDEFRKRIVNAIVRNGRVRQSVFAALLPAEVFGQLQESMYLFQPGFELVPRQIRSYPYAAAANILGYIGEISPERLKDSAYSSYNSGDYLGLAGLERTYEGILMGQRGIQYLVKDNLNRPQGAYENGEFDSAAIAGKNLRLSLDIELQQFGEKLMKGKMGSIVAIDPQTGGILAMVSAPTFDPNLLTGSYRSSNSVLLNRDTTKPTFNRAIQATYPPGSTFKPMIALVGLDEGVITPSFGYPCGGAYYGCSRPIKCEHHDAGHAANLRLALSHSCNSYFAHVYRLSVDAGKFGGIRTGGLQKWSDYMHSFGFGHRIGIDIPSEARGTVPTPSFYDKMYKGSWNSCTSVFLGIGQGELTLSPLQMANAMCIVANRGSYFIPHFVQSIDNDDTHILDKYKERHVVAHISDTAYSAVIHGMTDVVESGTGRVAQIDGITIGGKTGTAENYGFVDGKRTKLKNHAAFVAFAPAENARIAIAVIVENSGFGARYAAPIASLMMEKYLKDSISVKRQALMKSVMETVTMDPAMVNRSKLDSLNNSAIIKKNGTK
- a CDS encoding rod shape-determining protein MreD, which encodes MSILLRNIIRFAFLLLIQVFVLNKILIHQLVSPYLYMLFILALPFNLPRPMVMLLGFLMGISLDMFSNTMGIHAAACVFIAYLRPFIINVLSPQGGFETTQKTPSMTSMGVSQFLIYAAILVFLHHVVFFTLEIFGFGSPLYLMLKILLSTAASLFLIVLYELLFFTKK